The segment GTCCAGGAGGGTGGTCATTCCGGAGCCCCCCGGCCCCGAGATGACTATCCCGGCCGGTTCCGGCACTGACAAGGCAATAGCAATCTCCTGGAGCTCCGCTGCCCGGATAATCGGGGGCGAGGTGTGGGTCCCTTCGGTATCGTCCATGGTCCTGTCTCATCTTCGGGCCGCCGGACACACGTTCCTGACGGCTGTGGCACGGACCGGTGTCATTTCCAAACGTTACCTTCGGGTTTCAGTCCTGGATTGAGTGGTAACTACTTGGTTTTTGGGGGCTACTTGCACGAAACATCCCCGCTCCACGGAGCCTCCCTGCGAGGTACCACGGCGTCGCTTCCAGCCCGGTTTTCCCGCCGGATTTGCACCTTCTGTTACCACTCTGTGATCTGACTGTGTAAGCTGGTGCCGCAAGAGTAAGTTCCGGCTGGCTACTTCTGGGGAGTTGAAGCACAGCCGATTTTGGTAACAACTCTGTCGTGACACACCATTTGGCCGTGTACGACGCTGCGGCGTGTTCGGCTGCAGCTCGCCTTATCCATTGCCCAGGTCTCGTATGTCTATGTCCCCAACAGATATGTCACCCAAAATATGAAACACCTGTTCACAGCACTCGTCGCCGTGGCGCTCCTTGCCTTCGGCGGGTTCGCCACCATCTCCGCTGTCCAGTCATCACACAAATCCTCCTATCAGGCCGGCGACCGCAGTTCATATTCGCGGCCGAGCTCATCGCCTTCCGCTTCAACCGCGCCAACGCGGACCGCCACGCCGGCGCCGACGTCGACGCCCAGCAATGTTCCGGCCGCGGCGCCGTCGAGCACGCCCGCTCCAGCCGCGCCCGCTCCAGCAGCAACAGCCGCCGGAGCGCCCGCACCAACGGCAGCGCCCCTGCCTGTCACGGGAACATACCCCCTGCACACCAACATCGTGAGCACCACCTTCTGGGTGGGCGAGATCTTCAACGCCAGCCTCTCGGACGGCTCCCAGGTCTGCTCCACCTACAACGGCCAGTGGGCTTTGCAGCACACTGGCGTCAACATGGGAGCCACTCCGTCCAGCGCGAGCGGTTGCCCCGGCAGCACTTACGGCGGTTGTGACGGAGTCAGTTCCGGCACCGGCACGAGCTTCCAGTGCGCCACGGAACAGCGCGTAGCCAGCAATGGGTACTTCCCGCTGCACCAGCCCAAGCCTCTGCAGAACCCGTTCTACTTGGATCTGCCTTACGACGACGTCAATGACAGCGTCGCTTTCGCCGAGCGTTGCAAGGTGATTCCGTGGGCCGCTGCGGACAACGCCAAAACAGGCGTCAACCACTGCGCGGACTCGAGCTACAGCTACATGAAGAACGCATGGGTCCAGATCACCGGCCCCAATGGCGGCGTTTGCTACGGACAAGTTGAAGATGCCGGCCCCTCCAGCGGTTCGCTCTACCACGATTCCGCCTACGTCTTCGGCGCGAACAACGCCCGTCCGGCCAACAAGTCCTTCTCCGGCGACCCGAGCCAGGGTGCAGGCATGGACGTGTCCCCTGCCCTGAACGGCTGCCTGGGCTTCGCTGAGCTGAACGGCGACAATGACCACGTATCGTGGCGTTTCGTTGACCGCGCCAGCGTGCCGGCCGGTCCGTGGCTCAACGTTGTCACCACTTCGGGAGTCACCAACTAATATCCCGGGACCCACGGGTCAGCAGGACCCTACGCACTCCGGGAGTGTCGGACGCCCATGCCACACAGCCGCAATGGCTGCCTGGCATGGGCGTCCGCGTGTCCGCTTCTTAGCCAGCGTCTGACCCTTAGCCGGTCCGCACGACGGAAGGGCCCGGCGTCGCGATTTCCTGAGGTTGGCGTTGGATCCTCCGGACCGGGCTGACCCAAACTCCCGACGAATTCGCCGAGTACGCCCTGGGCAAGACCTGGAGGCAGATGACCGCGTCCAGGATCCGCATCAGCGGAAAGAAGGGAGCCATCAACAGAAGGCGCGGGCTCCGCATCGAAACAGCGGCAAGGACTGTCAAGAAGAGGTCCGGCAGGAAGACTCCAATGAGAACGTCCTGAGGCCGCAGGACGCCCGACAGAAAGATGAAAACCTCCGATCGATTGCCAAGAATCCACACCTCGACCGCAGCGAGGGACGATAGCAGGAATGCGGGCACCAGAAGCACGAAGAAGAGGCAGCTGGCTACGAGCTCAACGATGTACAACCCCAGGACAAACCAGAATCTGCTGAACTGCAGGCCGTGCCGCCTGACGGTCTGCCAGAAACCAAGAATCCACCGCCGCACCTGCTTGATGTAGTCCTTCAGGTTGTCCGGATCCTGGGTGTACGCAACGGCGGCGGAGGGATGGAATGCGATCCGTCCCAGTTTCTTTGCATGGATTTCAAACGTCATGTTGAAGTCTTCGATCACCAGCCCGGGCGCCAAGACCTCTATTTTTTCGAGGGCGCTGGTTCTGTACATGCTGGCAAATCCAGGCACGATGGAGACGACATTGGCGCCCTGCGCTGCTTGGCCGTACTTCAGCAGCAGTTGGACCACAATGTACAAGCGCTCCCGGTAGGCCACCAGGAAGCGGCCGATCGCCGTCGGAGGTGCCGGGCTCATGATCGACTTGGCGCGTCCCGCGACGGCGACCACGGCGGGATCGTCAAACAGCGGCAACCCCGTTTCGAGGTAATCCGCCGTCGGGCGGGTGTCTGCGTCCAGGAGCATGACCACCTTGAACCTCTTGCACAGATCGAAATGTGCGATGCCCGCCGCGAGCGCGCCTGCCTTGCCACGGTTCGGCTCAAGGTCAAGGACCTTCACCCCGGCAGCCCGCGCAATAGCAGCGGTGTCATCAGTGGACATGTCCGAAACGACGTGGATGTTGCGTCGAGGGACCAAAGCGGACGCGGCGAGGATTGTCTCCCTGATGACCAGGGCCTCGTTGTGGGCGGCCACGAGGACCGCGACATTCGCCGGGTAGATCCGCACTCCCTTCGAACGATGGCGGGCCCGTTGACTCCGAGGGATCGGTACCTTGCCGCCGCGCAGCAGGGCGATCCACCCGCGGATCCGGGTGGACAACCCGTGGACCCGCCACGACTCCTCACCCGCCAGGCGGACCAGCCCGGCAAGGGACCAAAAGATCGTGCTTACCCCCAGAACCAAGAAGATCGAAAGAACTATCACGGCGACGGAGCTCCCACAGTGTCGTACATTTCGTAATCATCGGTAGCAAGCTGGCCATCGCTGAAGAGGTTCATTCCAAAGCTGATGGCCTCGGCTCCTGCCGGAACGGGCGGCGTATCCCAGATCGCCTGCTCGTAACTGGTGTTGGCCGCGAACCACGGACTGGCCGTCCAGTAGGTCCACGTGCCCAGCTTGTTGCGGTAATACACTTCGAACTGCGTCTTGGCGGTGGACTGGTACCACGCCCTGAGCGAATAGCTGTGGCCGGTACTCACGCTCGGAGCGCATGCTCCCAGATCGAGGACGGGAAGCAGTTTGGCATCACCGGACGAGTATTCGGTCACGTCCAGGCGACGAGCCACCGCACCAGTGTGTCCCGGGGTCAAGGTGCTCAGGACTGCGGTATTCGTGCCGTAGGACGCCACCTGCCAGCATTGCGGTAAGCCATACTTTCCAGCGGTTTCCAGCCCCGGATTCCGAAGGGCGTTCTTTCCTGGCGCTGCCGGCGCGGCCACGGGACCGTTCACCACGGGTTTTGCAACGCCGCCGATCACGTCATGTACCGTGCGCACGGCCATGGTCCCTTGTTGGGTCCTGGCCGCCAGCCAGGTGGCGAACTGTTCGAACAACGCGGGGCTGATGGAGCGGGGACTTCCGCTGTTGTCGATGTCGTAGAAGGTCAGCTGCAACCAGCCCCCGGCCTTTTCGGCCTGGGCTACTGTCGCCTCAAGATCGGCCAACGTCCACTTGCTGCCGACCTCTGATGTTGCCCGCGTCCGGAACAGGTCGGCGGGGCGGACAGTTTCCGCTGCCGCGCAGCCCGCGCAGTCGATGGGGGTGGTTATCTCGCCGAGGCCTCGTGCGCTGTTGTAGCCGCATCCAGCGACCAGCTCTTCCGACTTCGGCGTTGAAGCCGCAAACGGATAGGCAAAGGAGGTGATCTTAAAGCCCCAGTCCGTGAGGTTCACCCGATCGTTGCAGATCTGCCTCGACGCTTCGTCCGGCTCTACTGAAGTCACATCGGCAAGGGTTACCGTATGGCCACCGATTTCATTCTGGTCCGCGGCCAGGCTGTGGAGATTGTCCATTGTCATGTATTCAGGTGCGCCAACAAAGCCCGAATCGATGAAAAAGGTGCCCCGGAGGCCACGGTCCTTCAAAATCCGCGCCGCCTCCATCTGGCTTGACCGGCCCGCATCAAACGTCAAGCTGACGGATGAGAGCGGGGCGGCAGAAGATGTGGGTTTGGCGTTCCCTGACCCGAAGGGAGCCTGGCTTCCGTTGATCAGCGATGTGGCGCCCGTCAGCAGGAGCAGCACCGAAACCCACGAGGCAGCCCATAGACCTGCGCGCTTCCTCGAAGTGCGGATCGGGCCGGATGCGATGCCCTTCCCCCGGGGACTCATCGCCAACCCGCGCTGCCGTGGTTCCTGAAGGGGCCGGTGGCGACTGGGGGAAGCCTCGGTCTCAAAGGCTTATTCACCACCGGCCCCCGCTCAGGGGCCCTCTCTATGAGGGCGTGCTGCCGTTCGGCAGCACCGTCAATTGGCGCAGGGTCTATGGGAGGGACCGTGCTGAATCCCGCAAGAGCAGGCTCGAACTCCAGGTAAACGCCTTCTCGGATAAATCCGCCGCGTCCTGTTGCCGCTCGGACCAGAGCGTCCGTTTCCATTGTGAGACCTGTCTTTCCCCCGTTGCCCTCCACCAACTGACACCATCAGCGTATGAATTGGGGCGACGACGGACACGAGTAGGCTCTACCCGTCTTTACACTCAACCTTGAGGTCCGGACAACGCCACTACTCGTGCGCTGCACGCGAAAACACCGGGATCAAACCCCGGGGCGCGGTCCGGGGGCGAATCCGATCTGTTCGTGGTCAAATGGTGCAATCAGGGCAGTCGGAGTTTAAGGATGGCGGAAGAGAGTGTCCAGGAAACAGGGAAGCGGCACTTCCGTTGCGCCTGAGGAAGGCAGTGCGGGCGACATCCGCCGCTCGCCCTCCCCCGCCAATGGACCTCGCCGCCGGCTGTCAGCCCTCACCCAGGCTTGCATCG is part of the Arthrobacter ramosus genome and harbors:
- a CDS encoding glycosyltransferase family 2 protein, translated to MIVLSIFLVLGVSTIFWSLAGLVRLAGEESWRVHGLSTRIRGWIALLRGGKVPIPRSQRARHRSKGVRIYPANVAVLVAAHNEALVIRETILAASALVPRRNIHVVSDMSTDDTAAIARAAGVKVLDLEPNRGKAGALAAGIAHFDLCKRFKVVMLLDADTRPTADYLETGLPLFDDPAVVAVAGRAKSIMSPAPPTAIGRFLVAYRERLYIVVQLLLKYGQAAQGANVVSIVPGFASMYRTSALEKIEVLAPGLVIEDFNMTFEIHAKKLGRIAFHPSAAVAYTQDPDNLKDYIKQVRRWILGFWQTVRRHGLQFSRFWFVLGLYIVELVASCLFFVLLVPAFLLSSLAAVEVWILGNRSEVFIFLSGVLRPQDVLIGVFLPDLFLTVLAAVSMRSPRLLLMAPFFPLMRILDAVICLQVLPRAYSANSSGVWVSPVRRIQRQPQEIATPGPSVVRTG
- a CDS encoding polysaccharide deacetylase family protein encodes the protein MEAARILKDRGLRGTFFIDSGFVGAPEYMTMDNLHSLAADQNEIGGHTVTLADVTSVEPDEASRQICNDRVNLTDWGFKITSFAYPFAASTPKSEELVAGCGYNSARGLGEITTPIDCAGCAAAETVRPADLFRTRATSEVGSKWTLADLEATVAQAEKAGGWLQLTFYDIDNSGSPRSISPALFEQFATWLAARTQQGTMAVRTVHDVIGGVAKPVVNGPVAAPAAPGKNALRNPGLETAGKYGLPQCWQVASYGTNTAVLSTLTPGHTGAVARRLDVTEYSSGDAKLLPVLDLGACAPSVSTGHSYSLRAWYQSTAKTQFEVYYRNKLGTWTYWTASPWFAANTSYEQAIWDTPPVPAGAEAISFGMNLFSDGQLATDDYEMYDTVGAPSP